The following proteins are encoded in a genomic region of Tigriopus californicus strain San Diego chromosome 6, Tcal_SD_v2.1, whole genome shotgun sequence:
- the LOC131881884 gene encoding uncharacterized protein LOC131881884: MSSSTSPSSCSMNMGGSVPNESDDDQGHQSGVSTKFCLKWNNFGRNVTTSFKTLLENEEFVDISLSAEGSTLKAHKVVLSASSSYFRDILQSISSWQHPVILLRDVPFSDLQGIVEFIYHGEVSIEQENLQSFLKTAQVLKVKGLTEETTATADSSLSHASTASTTIQSHNNLSGHHYPVVKEEEEPEIQGPMPRLAHPSSFPNSGNHMVHHPRKNAYPKRANKSDVSTHVGRLHASLSPLLAAAKVERKLISSSQNSADREMKDVRVEVEEEEGEEDEEEEEEITGPQARSGGVFAGEIDDREEDEIAAVQTAAALEAVKQNFTSNVFHFLNASKSAMKDLDGDHESAFDGSASNPMGLMETDVQNLAFGSPKILRSLESNSPMGPGSGALSTQKKTCPYCFQQLSWHALSRHIRDMHKAKTGSVTCEFCQKTFRNTNSLGCHKWRFHNKDSRKSRSGSGPEPSSTVSNVDGMTSLEGFSNPTPSPSQQEEGQNT, encoded by the exons ATGTCGTCGTCGACCTCGCCGTCCTCGTGCTCCATGAACATGGGCGGGAGTGTTCCCAATGAGTCGGATGACGATCAGGGCCACCAGTCGGGTGTGTCCACCAAGTTCTGCTTGAAGTGGAACAACTTTGGCCGAAACGTCACAACATCCTTCAAGACTCTGTTGGAAAACGAGGAGTTTGTTGACATCTCACTCTCAGCTGAAGGCTCCACTCTCAAAGCCCATAAAGTGGTGCTGTCGGCCTCGTCCTCGTATTTTAGGGATATATTACAG AGTATCTCGTCTTGGCAACATCCTGTCATCCTACTGAGAGATGTCCCTTTCTCTGATCTCCAAGGGATCGTTGAATTCATTTATCATGGTGAAGTGTCCATTGAGCAAGAGAACCTGCAGTCCTTCCTTAAAACGGCGCAAGTCCTCAAGGTCAAAGGATTGACCGAAGAGACCACGGCCACCGCGGACTCCTCGTTGTCCCATGCGTCAACAGCCTCGACGACCATCCAAAGTCATAATAATCTCAGTGGTCATCACTATCCCGTGGtgaaagaggaagaggagccAGAAATCCAGGGTCCTATGCCCCGCTTAGCCCATCCGTCATCCTTCCCGAATAGTGGGAATCACATGGTGCACCACCCACGGAAAAACGCCTACCCCAAACGAGCCAACAAGTCGGATGTGAGCACTCACGTCGGCCGATTGCATGCATCACTTTCGCCGCTTCTGGCGGCGGCCAAGGTGGAACGCAAATTGATTTCGTCCAGTCAAAACAGCGCAGACCGGGAAATGAAGGATGTCCGTGTGGAagtggaggaagaggaaggcgaggaagacgaagaagaagaggaagagatcACTGGTCCTCAGGCTCGAAGTGGGGGCGTGTTTGCCGGTGAGATTGATgacagagaagaggatgagaTTGCTGCCGTTCAAACAGCTGCGGCCCTGGAGGCGGTCAAGCAGAATTTCACCAGCAACGTGTTTCACTTCTTGAATGCAAGCAAATCGGCCATGAAAGATCTTGATGGTGATCATGAGTCGGCCTTCGATGGATCAG CATCTAACCCGATGGGGCTGATGGAAACAGACGTCCAAAATCTCG CTTTTGGGTCACCTAAGATACTGCGTTCCCTTGAATCTAATTCCCCCATGGGGCCAGGGTCAGGTGCCCTCTCCACTCAGAAGAAGACTTGCCCGTACTGCTTCCAACAACTCTCATGGCACGCCCTCTCGCGACACATTCGAGACATGCACAAGGCCAAGACTGGGTCCGTCACTTGCGAGTTTTGCCAAAAGACCTTCCGAAACACGAACTCCTTGGGCTGTCACAAGTGGCGATTTCACAACAAGGATTCTCGGAAGAGTCGCTCAGGTTCCGGACCCGAGCCCTCGTCCACGGTCTCCAATGTGGATGGAATGACTAGCTTAGAGGGATTTTCGAATCCAACCCCGTCTCCCTCCCAACAAGAAGAGGGACAGAACACGTAA